One Littorina saxatilis isolate snail1 linkage group LG11, US_GU_Lsax_2.0, whole genome shotgun sequence genomic window, GATTTCTGGTCACCTAATCGATATGTTTCCATTTCCAATGTTTTTTTTGGTCAACAATTTGACTATTTTAGTAATTGAGACATCCAATATTCACATAAGAACTACATGTATTTGGAGGTTCAATCCAAAGTGAACCGCAAGACAAACAAAAGCTAACTCTGATGGtgaagcaaaagaaaaagaataataGGCATTCAAAAGCTCGCTGGAaagtaaataagtaaataacaaaacaagaagagcaaacgctcgatcgagtcactttcgcagttctgaatattatatgaggcatcagatggacaggaagaaattgctattcacaacacaatgagtcacgttcacataaaatttgagcccggtcacttttatagtttccgagaaaagcccaacgttaagttgtgtgttgccaaacagaaaaggctagttatctcccttgtttttctgataacgttcgtaaaaggctacagatgtaaatactttgatgtaaagaataatcctacaaagtttcaatcacatccgatgaactttgtcaaagatataaaatgtctaatttttcctttgacgctgacctgtgaccttgaaaaaggtcaaaggtcaacgaaaccatcgttaaagtgtagaggtcattggaggtcacgactaaacaaaatatgagcccgatcgctttgatagtttccgagatactttgtcaaagatataaaatgtctaatttttcctttgacgctgacctgtgaccttgaaaaaggtcaaaggtcaacgaaaccatcgttaaagtgtagaggtcattggaggtcacgactaaacaaaatatgagcccgatcgctttgatagtttccgagaaaagtccaacgttaaggtggtgtctacggacggccgaacggccggccggacagactaacactgaccgattacatagagtcactttttctcaagtgactcaaaaatggcgCAAGACATGTATCAACAACATAACAAATAAAGATAGTTTTACGACAGTacggagaaaaacaaaacaaagataaATCGCAACATACTGCACATCTTCTGTGTCTACACAGTTACTCCCCCTCTTATCCACCATCTGCCCCTAGCAACATACTGCACATCTTCTGTGTCTACACAGTTACTCCCCCTCTCATCCACCATCTGCCCCTAGCAAATAAAGAAGAGAAACAAGCACTCGCAGAAATTCAAGCAAAAAGTATGTGAAAATCTTTGTGATGTTACCGTTTGGCATGAAAGAACGACACACCTACCAGCAGACTGTGCACTTAAAAGCAGACGTGATGAAAAATGCGAAACTTACAAGTTGCTGGATTGCTTGCTGTCACACTCCAGAGTGTGAATGGGGCGGACGCGACCGCTCTTCTTCGATCTCTTCTCCTTCAAAAGCTTCTGCTTTGCAGCCTTCTCCTTTCGCTGGCTATCACACAAACatcaattgaaaatatattattccACACGACCGCTCTTCTTCGATCTCTCTCTATTAATCGGCATTGGACTGCATTATCAAGAGATCAACTGCAGTGTAAAAGAATTCGTTTAATTTTGCCTGAAGGAAATCTTGACAATGTGTGAACGATGtacatttaatttaatttctGTGAACAAAATCAGCATGcgtgcatgcacgcacgcacacacacacacacacacacacacacacacacacacatacacatgcacacacacacacacacacacacaccacacacacacatgcacacacacacacacacatgcgcacacacacacacacaaaccatacACCCTTCAAACATACACAAAGGCATAGCACATCcacccccaaaacacacacaagactgacagactgacttttagggtttaaagtcctcttagaccagtttGCCTAttttgggacaggtattggtaatactcTGATAATATGGTGTCAGTGATACTTTGACTCCAACAAGCTTGCTGTgcctgtcttcttcgacacgccagcaattgggtttgtctcgtcaaagtatcgaaatatgatcatgataatcagagacgagagatgatgcatgcgtgtttttgtgttttacaagccctgagactttcgctgtgaacttggaatctttttttgtgcgcatgtgtgcacaggagggtgttcggacaccgaagagagacTGAATAAAGTTGACTTCGAGAAATAAACATCTTGCCAAacctgggattcgaacccatggTGATAGCGACGAATTGGTTACAAAGCCAgcactctaccaactgagctacgtccacGCCCCCACCACACACGTCTTCACCAATCCACCACATTGGACACTTACTTCCACATATGAAGACCGATGGCCACACCGATGACGGCAAAAAGGATGATGAAAGCGATGGGGATGAGGATCTTGTTCATCTCAGAGTCTGGGTCGATGCCAATGAACTCCTCCCCGATGTAGGTGATCTGGTAACCCAGGGCAACCTCCAGGCTCGCCATGATGTTGGTGATGATTGCTGGGGGAAAAGATGACTGGCAATTAGTGTAATGAAGCGCACAAAACACTTTCATTACCTTGGGAGGTGTACTATACGTTGTTGGTCATCCACAGATTCACATACATATATCAAAGACAAGACCGTTCACTTTCATGTCTGCCATTTATTGGGTATCAGGGCACATCTCTCGCCTTGCAGCACTACCCCAAtctctgacgtcatcaaagcgtCTTAATAGGCTAAACTATTAAATCTTCTTATTAGACTAATCTAATACAAAGTCATGGATACGACAGGAGAggcttgtgtgtgtataaaacaGGTAGAACTCACTTTCCACAGTGTTAGAGTTGACGACAAACTGTGTGGAGGGGGTGGCGGACAGGCTGAAGACGGTGGGGAAGTCCAGGTAGATGCTGACCTTCAGGCTCTTGCTGGAGATCTCCGGGCCTGTGTACACTCCCACTTGGGTGCTCGTGAATCTGACACAATCAAGATGGTCAAATGTATTGAACTggtaaagcgcttcgagctttggagaagcgctatataaatgtgcCATTATTATTAAAAGCAAAACCTATCTAGATGTAAATCTGTAACCACACTCAGTCCAGtagaacctgccctggcgaatACGTCttaataacgaccacctggCAAGAacaaccaccccaaaggatccctgGTGAGTTGTCCcccatacagtggaactcctctCATAATACCtaaacaaaatctgagaaaatcaggtgttaaaatacatttacagaggttataaacagaaactctaagaaaacagggtcttaaaagggagggagtcttaaattggggggtcttaaaagggggctaAACTGTCCAGAGCGACCACCtttctataacgaccacttttcGTTCAGTCTTAGGGTGGTCGTTGGACAGGTTTCCACTGTATAAGCTTATATTTGGGAATCCGGagagactttctttgtttagtaGGGCACATGTGGGGGTTGCATGATTCGAGCGGAAGCCTTTTTAACTTCAAGATGAGGACATTATTATTTCCAACCTTGGACAATAAAATAATCTTATTTTTGTGTATGCATACAGTTTCAAATGTTTTTCAAGTTTGACTTCTACAGCACAGTCAATCCTCACTACACCGTGCTACAGTACCATGGGCGGGACTGAAAattgtcatgaatcctgaagccggaaaataagaaaaaaagaaaatcaaaacttgactaaatataaaaaaagccATAAttgaatccggatttccggcatataccggaagaatcccacccatgcagtACTCACAGAAATCCAGTTGACAAGCCGCATGACTCAGCGTTATTGGTACAGTAGGTGGCAGCCTCTGCTGCAACCAGTGTCTTAAAGGTGGCCAGCTTGTTGCTCCACTGAAACAGTCATAGAGCCAAGGGTTATAGTTCAACCATTTTCCCCCATGGCATGGAAAGTAACTCCCTCAATTTTAAACTTGAAAAAAATCATTGCAAAGTAACTACATACATGTACAGtcgaaacccccttttaagaccccccaatttaaaacttcccctttaacactttctaccccacctttgttgaccaagttttttttagccaagatcagctgtgctgcagcaggtcactcagaattgtagtaactgtgtatcaacacactggaatgcaggcgttagatgaaCATAtaatatgagtgggtacggatataaccgtacctgggagacaatgagttaagacaccccaatttaaacccccccccccttttaagacctggaattaaccatatccacatatcgagactctgggagttacttcccttgttttaggaagcaaacacacacaaatgctgctaacaagcgctgtgcttggggacaatgtaaaacggatgataggtatcctgaacgctgtgttggcgtgaaattcatcccatttgtgaaaccgggaaagcatctgtaccatctagatcgctgccttcgctggataaaagcctgcaatcgcccagcttaccagttgaacgtcaacacaaccaagtcgtacacgtacatttgcagcaaggtcagatctcgcacgactttgattcaaggcctattgctaattttttgatggtttggtctcagtgtcacaaaaatatgacgatctaatcaatcactgatttaaaaaacaagtatgttgccctatatccattgacattcttagtgaaatagatctatttgaaatagtatttcactgcccgaacttgttgccggctgtattgagcttgtgtgttcgtgtaggcttactcaaaaagtcaaaatcacagtcgtctccgaaacaagcaataatcagagttggggggaaaacatttcgtttgttcagttttgttttgttcttgatagtttgtttatctctcacacacacacacacacacacacacacacacacacacacacacacacacatacatacatacatacacaaacacacgcgcgcacgcacacacattgcacgtacgcgcacatacacacacctactgagatatgcctaacatacacgcacgcttgcaaacacacacataatacgcaaacgcagtttaatttcctcaatacaaggcgaaaggcacacacacaccacacacaaataaacacacacacgcagtcccacacacacacacacacaaccctctcacacacaaataaacccacacacgcagtcaaccccccccccacacgcacacaaccctcacacacacaaataaacacacacacgcagtccacacacacacaaccctctctgacacacacacccgcccaaccccagcgtccaactcaactttcaccaacaaccataccctactctcactatcgctctctctctctctctctcacacacacacacacacacacacacacacacacacacacacacacacatacatacatacacaaacacacgcgcgcacgcacacacattgcacgtacgcgcacatacacacacctactgagatatgcctaacatacacgcacgcttgcaaacacacacataatacgcaaacgcagtttaatttcctcaatacaaggtgaaaggcacacacacaccacacacaaataaacacacacacgcagtcacacacacacacacaaccctcacacacacaaataaacccacacacgcagtcaaccccccacacacacacacacaaccctcacacacacaaataaacacacacacgcagtccacccccccacacacacacacaaccctctctgacacacacacccgcccaaccccagcgtccaactcaactttcaccaacaaccataccctactctcactatcgctctctctctctctctcacacacacacacacaagctcacgcaagcacagccacacacacacacagcacgcgcatacacacacactgacacacatcacacacagcacgcgcatatacacacacactgacacacatcacacacacacacccacacacacctttcgcagttcgctcacagttcttctcttttccatcgtcgccatcttcgaagcttgcttcgcttttcaggggagataacccgtTTATCACATTCGCTGCTGACTTGTGGGTCAAGTCTATTGTTCAGACTTCTCTTCATAACCCCTAGCTGTcattttacctccattttaagactcccaccttttgaagacatgattttcttagattttttgAGGTTTTAGAAGGTGGTTTCTACTGTATTGTGAGTTTTCCGAAATCATAAATGCTCACACATCACAGGAAGCCAGTAGAAATGAAAACAGGTATGCATCAGAATTAGTATTGTGTAAAACCGGTGTTTcaggtacagtcgaacccacttaaaacgaacacgctagttacgaattttgacttataacgtattagttttaagttcccaactgaatacctctttcttcatgcttaaaaaaaatgcttaaaacgaattctttataacgaatttatgcttataacgagcactttttggattcccaagcatgcataatgtctgtaatttactcacgcttatgacgaaatctttaaactcatcccgagatcgacatatcatgggaatttgagaagtttgaatacatgtgtcaaagtcttcccttgcgtcgactgcttgaaccattgctcaaccgatcactgaataaagttaaactgattacactgtactcacaaaacaatttcaaatttagaatcaaagtgattgatagctcagacactgaacatgaatgactgactgacgtttatttccttcgcgaataccaaaaacgaaacatcaatgttttgaacgaaagccattgccaaaaaatatagatgccagagtggtttcccttggagtgctttcgatttggatttgaacatcatgttgcaacaaaaacaaaaaaaaactaaattggccaaggtttgctacccgtcgccaaggtaagtgattccggacaaatgataggaacaccgcgaatgtggacagtgtcagtgtgtgcgtgtgtgtgaccaaaaacgtaacaactggatgaaacatctattctgtgtgctcactctcactcaaactcaatcctctgcgaacgccaagaagactcaaactcaacaatcatcactcaacatgagacacacatgaacatgtaactgaatatgtcactttattgtctaaacgtgaagcagcatgaaagttgcgaaagaaacaaattgaaacaccataaaatgtacaagacttaaaaaaaaaaaaaaaaaataataataaaaatcaatcaattttcttaatacgaattttggttaagacgaacttttttcccgatccccagtgattcgtcttaagcgagttcgactgtatctGCATGTGGGAGCTCCATTGGGCAGTATTAGGCGCTCTTGGGGAAAAGGGTTAAGCAGTACAAGAACCATTTAAGCATCACCTCTTATGGGTTCACCCACTGTGAAGCGGCCCGTTACAGGTAGACGTGGAACACCATTACACCGTCATGCTGCGGCTTGCCGTGATCTAGTCGCAGCTAGCTGCGATCTAGTCGTGGCAAGCCGCGATGTCTTATTTGACCCAAGCAGGTTACAGCTAGCCGCGACCAGGTCGCAGCCAGGTGTGATAAATAAATGTACTCTTCATTGGATAATAAAAGAactttttcttaattttttctcAGAAAAATTACCCTTTTGTCATTTAACATACGCTGTTCTCtgcagtgttttgtttttttaatacaggtgtgtgtgtgtgtgtttaggtgtatgaACAATGTACATGTTTAAGAAGTGTATGTGTGCTTTTAAATATATATGGATGTGTATGTTTATATGTAAGAGCAATGTCTGTAGACATGTGTGCacaaagtgtgtctgtgtgtctgtgtctgtgtgtgagtgagtgagtgagtgagtgagtgagtgagtgagtgagcgagtgagtgagtgagtgagtgtgagtgtgtgtgtgtgagtgtgtgtgtgtgcgtgtgtgtgtgtgtgtgtgtgtgtcaggcaaTCAGAATGGCTCCATGAATGTTTTTCAATCTTGTGCTACAGGTAAGTGATTTACCTCAGACTCAGACATTTTGTAGATAGTCAGTTCCACGCTCTGGTCCTCTCTTTCGCCTGAAAAAAGCATCGCAAATGAAAAATGTGTAGAACACACAGTAAATCTGCAAAACATATGACAACGCTCCAAACCCCACACCTTCctaccacccccacccaccgaAAAAAAATCCATACTTAACCGcacttctgttgtttttaaccaAATGGCTCTTTTGTACTGAAAGTACCCAGATTCAAGAGTAAGgtggaaaaagaaaggaaaagacaagaaaaagagggagaaaaaaaacccaaataaaaaaacattttggcAGACCAGCTGTCTTGTTTCATCTTTAAGGACCAAGGCTGGGGTTGATTAAGATGTAAAAAGGTGATAAAAAATGCTCCCCAAGGACCaacacaacaagaagagcaaacgctcgatcgagtcactttcgcagttctgaatattatatgaggcatcagatggacaggaagaaattgctattcacaacacaatgagtcacgttcacataaaatttgagcccggtcacttttatagtttccgagaaaagcccaatgttaagttgtgtgttgccgaacagaaaaggctagttatctcccttgtttttctgataacgttcgtaaaaggctacagatgtaaatactttgatgtaaagaataatcctacaaagtttcaatcacatccgatgaactttgtcaaagatataaaatgtctaatttttcctttgacgctgacctgtgaccttgaaaaaggtcaaaggtcaacgaaaccatcgttaaagtgtagaggtcattggaggtcacgactaaacaaaatatgagcccgatcgctttgatagtttccgagaaaagtccaacgttaaggtggtgtctacggacggccggccggacggccggccgaacaggctaacactgaccgattacatagagtcactttttctcaagtgactcaaaaatgctggtctgacaataAGCCActaaacattgtttttgtcatcatttcgGTAGTGCAAAAGTACGCACAATCACCCACAGGAAGCAAAATTATTAGAATGCAATTCAGGGCCACAAAATGCATCAGAAGTTCAATCTGTTGCGTCATAATTGAAAATGTGACGTCAAATGAAAACTTTATGTCGCCTTTCTTCCAGTCTAAAAATGCACAGAGCTGCCATCATATCTTCGAGGTCAGTCACTTTTTAGCATGcaccttttcttttaagtgtttaaaCCTTTTCATTGCGCAATTTGTGATTGCACAGCTTAGTTGCAAAATGACCAAGAGTCATCGCGGTAATTtccaacattgattgggtctttgaaaGTGAACGTTTACAGTCGTTGTCCTCagaaacacgaatccaaagctGTGTTGGttccaaaaatcaaacaaacagcctgattggcttttactttgacaatcgtCATGAATCCACGTCAAGTTGAACAATGATTGTCGAGatatgtgtcaaatgtcatgaTATTGTGGTtaacaatacaaataacataACTGTATCAAACCATTTTAGTTAGAATCCCTTTTATTTTTTAAGACTGAACTAACACAACCATGCACTATTTGGTTGTCCCAACAAGCCGCCTAAATATGCGTTTTGGGTCGGCCTCTGGAGATGTCACATATATGGCTCAAACTTTGAGTCAAAGAACTTTAAGAAGGAAAATTCCGTTTTCAGACGCTACATTAAAGAAGCTCAAAACTCCAATTTTCAAAGTGGCATGTTACAAACTAACCATTCTGTTTCACTCCTGCCgtcataaccccccccccccccctccccccccctcccccccccccccccccccccccacacacacaacaaatgatCAAAGCAAAATATTCCTCAGCCATccatattcacacacaaaaatccatgGCTACCGCTTCTCCAGATAAAATAAACACGCAGGCAGACTTACTGGCTTGTGTCGCGAAAACGATGCCAAAAATCGAAGACAGCAAACACAGCGCCACAAGCGTCTCTATCTTGAAAGCCGACATCTTGATTTTTTTAAGCAAGTGTCACAGTCGCAAAGATGTTCGAAACGAAAAAAAGTCTGCTTTTTGGCTGAAATTATCTTACTGGCTTCTATCTCCTGTCACCTTGCCATGATATGAAATGGCAGGTACTGACTGACACAACCCACGGTGTGTTTTTACAGCGCGCGTTAGTCGGGGTGACCAACGTAAACACCTCTGTTGCTGTGTGCTGTACGCACTTGGCGCACTTTCGCCATCCGAACCGGGTCAGCCGAATGAAGATTTTTCTGTTTGGAGATATGATACACATCTATGCACTGACGCAGTAATCTAAAACTAAACGCCCGTCCCACTCTCATAAATCGAAAATGGAACATTTCAGACTGCCAGAATAACTTTACCTGTGTGTTCAAAGTAACTTCAGGCATGTTCCTATGCAGTTACTGACGCAAAgggcaggtcggtttcagttttaataaacaattctagataattgtgtatcttatatttgagtctttcgtgttttagacattgatgcatttaatagttttaacgagttgccttttgttttatcattttggtgtttatctagatgtgctgtgtatcttataagaagttcttaaaagttcgaagttattttagcatataggtttttttatggtcttaacagttaaacatgtattacgttatcattaagattcatgctttgttagcactaagcagttgttttaatcagtctggttttctcttgttttcatcttatgaacattctaaatgttagactaacttagtgtcttgtacagaataacaactgtgtgaatggtgctatactgaatgaaagagtgcgACATGAAGTtattgtacatcattgtaaagagtgtgaatgacgttttagtttagatgtcaagcgcttagagcaagcctttttttgacgaaagtttttgatttagcgctatataaatgttcttattattattattattattaaaagggGTCTACTTCACTGAGTCGACCAAAAGGGCACTTCCACTACCCAAAAACAAATATGTTGGCaaagggtaacgtgaccaaaaaagatagggttgataaaaataaaaaaatttaaataaatttagtcgattttaaaagaggttacttcccttagtctcggtatggttccaAAAATGTGCCATAAGTGGTGTTTTTTGTAGActgaaatgaaaacaaagttttagggtcggcgggactgaaaagtagggtcggtcgggttaccaaCATATATCATAGTTTTTGTTTGGTCGAACTCGTTCAGCGGCATGCCATACATTTATTGTTAGACAAGTTATTATTTAATTTGAAACTTCAGAAAGTACAAAATGCAGCAGTGGCAAAACTAGTTCTAAAAGCACGCAAAAGAGATCATGCCAAACCACTACCCAGCTCTCTCTACTGACTGGTTACTGGTTGAAGCCCgcattaaagctgtggtctatttatgactttccggggctacgaggttgaaaaatagggatacaatcatgtacagaattctgtacagcaaacgctacccgaaaccccacatatacggcgtgtatgaccttgagagcttcagtcaacgcttgacaattttgcagggataacatccggtttgctctctcaagactgatcatattttatcttcaagagagatcaaggggaaaaaatacgccaattgagaaaaagaaggaaaaacattgatatgaattcatgttatgttattcttgaagcagcatgatttatatctctatccgcccattgttcagaagtgaatacatgtataactcagtatttcttagatgtctggtttcaactgcacagagctttggagagattcaattactgttcttgtcattttcttgcatgttgtaaatagagatatcgcagctatttgcatggcgcgaatgtcgtcaGTGTAGCATAACGGtcacggtgtaaacatgtactgcgattccgtgaaacatgtttgcaaataaaggcaaattttaatgccaatttttacgtttttgcaacgcatgaatggtaattcaagcgtagaatgatataaaattatcaatttttttttttatctttgacaacactggtgaagtggccaagcggttaagacatcggccccgacatttcgaggccccgaggccttgagttcgaatccctgccaattCGTTTATTTTTCCTGCTtgatccttcttgacaagtatgctcagctctgagagagcaaaccggatgttaccactgcaaaattcaagcgttgactgaagctctcaaggtcatacacgccgtataggtggggtttcgggtagtgcttgctgtacagaaatctgtacatgattgtgtccctatttttcaacctcgtagccccggaaagtcatatgcataaatagaccacagctttaacgaCAAACTTTGTACTCTCTGTCCCGGTGTAAAACGAGAAAAtaactcccacgagattttaaattccggagtaaaaatttcgtacgaaaatgttactccttttacgaaaaaagtactcccccattacacgagaaaattactccccacgacaggtgagttccgactaaacattttgtacaaaaatgttactccccaaacgaataaataacaaataaattacttcaccctaacacgagcaatttaacttcccatgccaggtgtacgaattttttactcccttgtccccttgttagtcttggtggtcaaaggggtggagggagggtagtgcgacattcgtttgcgcaatatcacatattggcattatcccttcgcccatCCTGAACTctggtcaaaatgagttcggctcattcgaTCCCTGACAGtagccttggttttccttgtctggcgaggaaatcgatttttttacatatttagatcttttcgtaatcagtgtgttatggatgtaagcagattcgcgatcgt contains:
- the LOC138980500 gene encoding uncharacterized protein, producing MSAFKIETLVALCLLSSIFGIVFATQASEREDQSVELTIYKMSESEWSNKLATFKTLVAAEAATYCTNNAESCGLSTGFLFTSTQVGVYTGPEISSKSLKVSIYLDFPTVFSLSATPSTQFVVNSNTVETIITNIMASLEVALGYQITYIGEEFIGIDPDSEMNKILIPIAFIILFAVIGVAIGLHMWNQRKEKAAKQKLLKEKRSKKSGRVRPIHTLECDSKQSSNFWPRRSKKARGIRMETLDDHDGNSYSTKTPESRVEGNGVIPTVSLKTRSMMYDSNQAENGAVGKTTMPVPHMQYEDRVSVRTSALPPLPAPEEEKAVRIKSGDEKEQEKKERRRRKREKKRLEKEAAGEEYKEGMESESEKSKSESLGNTLIPVEDDAKA